A segment of the Thermanaerothrix sp. genome:
CGGCGGCATCCCTGCTAGGAGCAGCTCCCGGAGGTGGGCTGGAGCTCGCACCTTCCCTCTGGCCCAACGAGTCGTACGCCCCCCGCTGAACCGCCTCCCGGATGGACATGTAGGCCCTGTTTATCTCCGCAAAACGACGAGAGTGCTCGGGACCTGCCACATCGGGATGATAGGCCCTGGCAAGCCTCCGGAACGCCGACTTAACATCCTCCCAGCTGGCGCCGGGGGAAAGCCCCAACGTCTTGAGATCAACCTCAAGGCTCACCGTTAAGCACCCTCTCCATGTCTAAAATGAGCCGGTCCA
Coding sequences within it:
- a CDS encoding DnaJ domain-containing protein, with translation MSLEVDLKTLGLSPGASWEDVKSAFRRLARAYHPDVAGPEHSRRFAEINRAYMSIREAVQRGAYDSLGQREGASSSPPPGAAPSRDAAGGAWRARRTRRRRDSRSFRWGSKGLDWLSSIGAVILKGVRRISRPDSGGRGREGADDGLRRDRALWEVLD